The following are encoded in a window of Impatiens glandulifera chromosome 5, dImpGla2.1, whole genome shotgun sequence genomic DNA:
- the LOC124938588 gene encoding transcription termination factor MTERF8, chloroplastic-like yields MFCKTLASSRLNMRGTGRVYPIGFFITQIRVRIFAESFSTKKCSNGKQSFRVSYLMSVFGLATKEAQSLSRRVHFESAERPDSVIALLRSHGFTDTYIFKLVKSCPDLLSSNPSKTLLPKFNFFYSLGVTDTELASLLSSKANLLRMSLDKRILPFHRFLRDVIGLDNHRIAVSIKRASWADNKGDIRRLASNIELLRELDVPKSFLVQLATHSIRVLLQKPTQFKEKVDEVIEMGFDHKKMTFCSALTIVSELRKRTWELKVGTYLKYGWTENDFRMAFKKHPFCLRLSEKNICGKMEFLINKMGAKPADIACVPSVLLYSLEKRVIPRCSIIKMLMLEGILEKEVPLSSVLCSLDKTFINRFISKYEKALPGLLDIFHGKMDVPEMLNIFDHHEEILSEGNNGFFNPGLAVVAEEQNEESV; encoded by the exons ATGTTTTGCAAAACGCTAGCATCTTCCCGCTTAAATATGCGTGGAACAGGAAGGGTTTATCCAATTGGGTTCTTCATTACCCAGATTAGGGTTAGGATTTTTGCAGAGTCGTTCTCAACGAAGAAATGCAGCAATGGTAAACAGTCCTTTAGAGTGTCATATCTGATGTCTGTATTTGGGTTAGCCACAAAAGAAGCTCAATCTCTATCTCGAAGGGTACATTTCGAATCAGCAGAAAGGCCTGATTCCGTGATTGCACTTCTTAGAAGCCATGGATTCACTGATACCTATATCTTCAAACTTGTGAAATCATGCCCGGACTTACTTTCTAGTAATCCCTCAAAAACCCTTTTACCCAAATTcaatttcttttattcattgGGGGTCACAGATACTGAACTCGCATCTTTATTGTCTTCCAAGGCAAATCTTCTTAGAATGAGCCTTGATAAACGCATTCTTCCCTTTCACCGTTTCCTGAGAGATGTGATTGGCTTGGATAATCATAGAATTGCAGTATCTATTAAGAGAGCATCATGGGCTGACAACAAAGGCGATATTAGAAGACTTGCAAGCAATATTGAACTTCTAAGAGAACTTGATGTTCCTAAATCATTCTTGGTACAATTAGCTACTCACAGCATACGTGTCCTGCTCCAGAAGCCAACACAGTTTAAGGAAAAAGTGGATGAAGTTATTGAAATGGGATTCGATCACAAGAAAATGACGTTTTGTAGTGCATTGACTATTGTTTCTGAGCTGAGAAAGCGCACTTGGGAACTTAAAGTTGGAACGTATTTGAAGTATGGGTGGACTGAAAACGATTTTCGAATGGCTTTCAAGAAACATCCTTTTTGCTTGCGGTTGTCTGAGAAGAACATATGCGGAAAGATGGAATTTCTGATAAATAAAATGGGGGCGAAGCCGGCTGATATCGCTTGCGTGCCTTCGGTTCTTCTATACAGTCTGGAGAAGAGGGTCATACCCAGGTGTTCAATTATAAAGATGTTGATGTTGGAGGGAATTTTGGAGAAAGAAGTTCCCTTGTCCTCTGTATTATGCAGCCTTGATAAGACTTTTATAAACAGGTTTATAAGCAAGTATGAGAAGGCTTTACCTGGATTATTGGATATATTTCATGGAAAAATGGATGTTCCTGAAATGTTGAATATATTCGATCATCACGAGGAAATTCTTTCTGAAGGAAACAATGGTTTTTTCAACCCGGGGCTGGCGGTGGTG GCCGAGGAGCAAAATGAGGAATCCGTCTGA
- the LOC124938289 gene encoding transcription termination factor MTERF6, chloroplastic/mitochondrial-like: MFFKKQLSVGRLNMFGTGRFGSPVGFFVTQIRVRFLAASSSTEQCHIVGKQSFTVSYLMSSLGLSSKDALSLSQKVQFESAEKPDSVISLFRSHGFNDTHIIKLVKSCPDILSCNPSKILLPKFNFFYSLGVSRTDLASFMSSGVKLLRMSLEKRIMPLHSFLKYVIGLDDIKIAEAIRRATWADNKDRLGRLAINIALLRQHKVPESFLLQLIIYRLGLLLQKPTQFEERVNGVIQMGMDPKKQSFCNALTVISGLSVRTREHKVKTFVKYGWSEDDFQLAFKKNPLCVFLSEKIICNKMNYLVNEMGVKASDIACSPTVLLYSMERRIIPRLSIVKVLELKGLLEKQVPISSILCSSNKIFIGRFVSQYVEDIPQLMNLLQGNMSLPEISSFISSHEKS, translated from the coding sequence atgtttttcaaaaaacagcTATCAGTTGGTCGCCTAAACATGTTTGGAACCGGAAGGTTCGGTAGTCCAGTTGGGTTCTTCGTTACCCAGATTAGGGTTAGGTTTTTGGCAGCGTCATCCTCAACGGAGCAATGTCACATTGTTGGTAAACAATCATTTACAGTGTCTTATCTCATGTCTTCTTTAGGGTTGTCTTCAAAAGACGCTCTGTCTCTATCTCAAAAGGTACAATTCGAATCAGCAGAGAAGCCGGATTCGGTCATTTCACTATTCAGAAGCCATGGATTCAATGATACCCATATCATCAAACTTGTGAAGTCATGCCCGGATATACTCTCTTGTAATCCATCCAAGATCCTTTTGCCCAAGTTCAATTTCTTTTACTCATTGGGCGTTTCAAGAACTGATCTTGCATCTTTCATGTCGTCCGGTGTGAAACTTCTGCGAATGAGCCTTGAGAAACGGATCATGCCGTTGCACAGTTTCCTGAAATATGTGATTGGTTTGGATGATATTAAAATTGCAGAAGCTATTAGGAGAGCAACATGGGCCGACAACAAAGACCGTCTGGGAAGACTGGCTATCAATATTGCACTTCTTAGACAACATAAAGTCCCTGAATCATTCTTGCTACAATTGATTATTTATCGTTTAGGCCTCCTGCTCCAGAAGCCGACTCAGTTTGAGGAAAGAGTTAATGGGGTTATTCAAATGGGAATGGATCCAAAGAAACAGTCGTTTTGCAATGCCTTGACTGTTATTTCTGGACTTAGCGTTCGAACTCGCGAACATAAAGTTAAAACCTTTGTAAAGTATGGATGGAGTGAAGATGACTTCCAATTGGCATTCAAGAAGAATCCTCTTTGCGTGTTCCTGTCAGAGAAAATCATATGCAACAAAATGAATTATCTGGTTAACGAAATGGGGGTGAAGGCGTCTGATATCGCCTGTTCTCCTACGGTTCTTCTCTACAGTATGGAGAGAAGGATCATACCGAGGCTTTCAATTGTAAAGGTGTTGGAGTTGAAGGGATTGTTGGAGAAGCAAGTTCCAATCTCATCTATATTGTGCAGCAGTAACAAGATTTTTATAGGCAGGTTTGTTTCACAGTATGTGGAAGATATTCCCCAATTAATGAATCTCCTTCAAGGTAACATGAGTCTTCCCGAAATATCCAGCTTCATCAGCAGCCACGAGAAAAGTTAg